A stretch of Fundicoccus culcitae DNA encodes these proteins:
- the rplU gene encoding 50S ribosomal protein L21: MYAIIKTGGKQVKVEVGQSIFVEKLDVAEGEKVTFDEVILVGGESTKVGTPYVEGATVEATVEKNGRAKKVVTFKYKRRKDTHRKQGHRQPYTKLTIDSINA, encoded by the coding sequence ATGTACGCAATTATTAAAACTGGCGGAAAACAAGTAAAAGTTGAAGTAGGTCAATCTATTTTTGTTGAAAAATTAGATGTTGCTGAAGGAGAAAAAGTTACTTTTGATGAAGTAATCTTAGTAGGCGGCGAGTCAACTAAAGTAGGAACACCCTATGTTGAAGGCGCAACCGTTGAGGCAACCGTTGAAAAAAATGGCCGTGCGAAAAAAGTAGTGACGTTTAAATACAAACGTCGTAAAGATACTCATCGCAAACAAGGTCACCGTCAACCATACACAAAATTAACTATCGATTCAATTAACGCATAA
- a CDS encoding bifunctional folylpolyglutamate synthase/dihydrofolate synthase encodes MKFYNVHTAIEWLNQQTNDISRVGIDKIRVAVNYVGNPEKDLPAIHITGTNGKGSTTAFLRDLLLSQGLTVGSFTSPHIMRFNERIMMNGEPISDQDLIEVIEQMVEVNTYMETTPYGKLVFFELYTVMMLLYFRKMQPDVCLIEVGIGGENDCTNVIDAQLAVLTTIGLDHADKLGDTKEEVAHEKAGIIKPFARVVTGLIEPGPLAVIEQRVEAMHAHIDRFNVEYGITDIFNHFEQGSTFNLWQKNIPADETQQNNFVVSMLGLHQIQNASVALQAFINWMDIIERPIDWVVAKPALQQTKWIARMERIYNEPLVYIDGAHNVAGLTALRQLVQEHLPHYQLTILYAGLSTKNQLAQLPLLLSFEPHELLLTEFNHPHAMTVDNFQELIDQVPKIDTQYVHVERNWQQFIDEYLLSHQTNTNQLLVITGSLYFVSEIRQYFAQNVK; translated from the coding sequence TTGAAATTTTATAATGTACATACAGCGATTGAATGGCTAAATCAACAAACCAATGATATTTCACGCGTTGGAATTGATAAAATTCGTGTGGCGGTAAATTATGTCGGTAATCCAGAAAAAGACCTTCCTGCGATTCACATTACAGGAACGAATGGAAAAGGATCGACAACGGCTTTTTTACGTGATTTACTGCTGAGTCAAGGTTTGACCGTAGGTTCTTTTACCTCACCACATATTATGCGTTTTAATGAACGGATTATGATGAATGGTGAACCTATTAGTGATCAAGATTTGATTGAAGTCATAGAACAAATGGTAGAAGTTAATACCTATATGGAAACCACTCCTTATGGAAAATTAGTCTTCTTCGAGTTATATACTGTAATGATGTTACTATATTTTCGTAAAATGCAACCGGATGTATGCTTAATTGAAGTCGGCATAGGTGGGGAAAACGATTGTACCAATGTCATCGATGCTCAATTAGCTGTTTTAACCACCATTGGTTTAGATCATGCGGATAAATTAGGCGATACGAAAGAAGAAGTTGCCCATGAAAAAGCGGGTATTATTAAACCTTTTGCGCGGGTTGTAACAGGTTTAATTGAGCCAGGTCCTTTAGCGGTGATTGAACAACGTGTGGAAGCTATGCACGCACATATTGATCGATTCAATGTGGAGTATGGCATAACGGATATATTCAACCATTTTGAACAAGGATCCACCTTTAATTTATGGCAAAAAAATATCCCCGCGGATGAAACGCAGCAAAATAATTTTGTGGTTAGCATGCTAGGTTTACATCAAATTCAAAATGCTTCGGTAGCCTTACAAGCATTTATTAATTGGATGGACATTATTGAGCGGCCGATTGATTGGGTCGTAGCCAAACCCGCCTTACAACAAACGAAATGGATTGCGCGTATGGAACGTATTTATAATGAACCTTTGGTTTATATTGACGGTGCCCATAATGTAGCGGGTCTAACGGCATTGCGACAATTAGTACAGGAACACTTACCACACTATCAGTTGACCATTCTCTATGCAGGCTTATCAACCAAAAATCAATTAGCGCAGTTACCTTTATTGCTGTCTTTTGAACCCCATGAACTCTTGCTGACAGAATTTAATCATCCGCATGCGATGACTGTTGACAACTTTCAAGAATTAATTGATCAAGTTCCTAAGATTGATACCCAGTATGTTCATGTTGAAAGAAATTGGCAACAATTTATTGATGAATATTTGCTTTCACACCAAACAAATACGAATCAATTACTCGTTATTACCGGGTCATTATATTTTGTATCAGAAATAAGACAATATTTTGCACAAAATGTAAAATAA
- a CDS encoding valine--tRNA ligase → MTDNNMSTKYNFTEVEAGRYQKWLDLDVFKPSGNPEAEPYSIVIPPPNVTGKLHLGHAWDVTLQDIIIRFKRMQGYDTLWLPGMDHAGIATQAKVEEKLREDNLTKYDLGREKFIDLVWEWKEEYAKTIREQWAKMGISVDYSRERFTLDSGLSKAVNKVFVSLYEKGLIYRGQYIINWDPQAQTALSDIEVIHKEVTGAFYHINYPVVGSDELVEIATTRPETMLGDTAIAVHPEDERYQHLIGKTVMLPLMNREIPIIADEYVDREFGTGVVKITPAHDPNDYEVGERHNLPKLNVMNLDGTMNEAAGKYANLDRFEARKQVVADLKENGLLVKVEEHIHSVGHSERTNAVVEPILSTQWFVKMEPLAKMTIDNQSTDQAVKFFPSRFNQTFITWMENIHDWVISRQIWWGHQIPAWYHKETGEIYVGEVVPADEENWERDPDVLDTWFSSALWPFSTMGWPEETDDYKRYFPTDTLVTGYDILTFWVSRMIFQSLEFTGQRPFENVLLHGLIRDEQGRKMSKSLGNGIDPMDVIDEYGVDALRWFLANGSAPGQDVRYSEEKMGAAWNFINKIWNASRYVLLNIGNLNLDTINIGNDLTLADQWILARLQATISDVTRLYEKFEFGEAGRVLYHFIWNDYCDWYIEMTKESLQDTQNNHLTTKSILIYVLDQILRLIHPIMPFVTEEIWQQIKPADETSIVITNFPVVNENYLNESAIQAMEQLIDVIRAVRTIRNEMNTPLSKKVDIIIKPQEQSVVDLLIENKAYIERFCNPAQLTIDTNPDLSMEVVTQTLPFAQIFMPLEGLIKVEDEIRRLEDEVKKLTQEVKRSQGKLANEKFVNKAPAKVVEEERAKEASYQQQLEAVKVRIEQLKNI, encoded by the coding sequence ATGACAGACAATAATATGTCGACAAAATATAATTTTACTGAAGTTGAAGCAGGTAGATATCAGAAATGGTTGGATTTGGATGTGTTTAAGCCATCAGGAAATCCAGAGGCAGAACCTTACTCGATTGTGATACCACCACCCAATGTGACAGGGAAACTTCACTTAGGTCATGCTTGGGACGTCACTTTACAAGATATTATCATTCGTTTTAAACGGATGCAGGGATATGATACCTTATGGTTACCTGGGATGGATCATGCTGGGATTGCTACACAAGCTAAGGTAGAAGAAAAACTGCGTGAAGATAACTTAACCAAATATGATTTAGGCCGTGAGAAATTCATTGACCTTGTTTGGGAATGGAAAGAAGAATATGCTAAAACCATTCGGGAACAATGGGCTAAAATGGGTATTTCGGTTGACTATTCACGCGAACGTTTCACTTTGGATAGTGGACTCAGTAAAGCCGTTAACAAAGTGTTTGTAAGTTTATATGAAAAAGGTTTGATTTATCGGGGTCAATATATCATCAATTGGGATCCACAAGCGCAAACAGCTTTATCGGATATTGAAGTGATCCATAAAGAGGTAACGGGGGCTTTTTATCATATTAATTATCCAGTCGTTGGTAGTGATGAATTAGTTGAGATTGCAACGACGCGTCCCGAAACGATGCTAGGCGATACGGCTATTGCTGTTCATCCGGAAGATGAACGGTACCAACATTTAATAGGTAAAACTGTGATGTTACCTTTAATGAATCGTGAAATCCCAATAATAGCTGATGAATATGTTGACCGTGAATTCGGGACGGGTGTTGTTAAAATTACCCCAGCACATGATCCGAACGACTATGAAGTTGGTGAAAGACACAATTTACCTAAACTTAATGTGATGAACCTTGACGGGACGATGAATGAAGCGGCAGGCAAATATGCTAATTTAGACCGCTTTGAGGCAAGAAAGCAAGTTGTTGCGGATTTGAAAGAAAATGGCTTATTAGTTAAGGTTGAAGAACATATTCATAGTGTAGGGCATTCCGAACGTACCAATGCCGTCGTTGAACCGATTTTATCTACCCAATGGTTTGTTAAAATGGAACCTTTAGCTAAAATGACGATTGATAATCAATCCACTGATCAAGCCGTTAAATTTTTCCCCTCACGCTTTAATCAAACCTTTATTACGTGGATGGAAAACATTCATGATTGGGTAATATCGCGTCAGATATGGTGGGGACATCAAATACCCGCCTGGTATCACAAAGAAACGGGAGAGATTTATGTTGGAGAAGTTGTGCCTGCAGATGAGGAAAATTGGGAACGTGATCCTGATGTCTTAGATACGTGGTTTTCTTCTGCCTTATGGCCGTTCTCAACCATGGGTTGGCCGGAAGAAACGGATGACTATAAACGCTATTTCCCTACGGATACTTTAGTGACGGGTTATGATATCTTAACTTTCTGGGTTAGCCGGATGATTTTTCAAAGTTTAGAGTTTACGGGTCAACGACCTTTTGAAAATGTTTTATTACATGGTTTAATTCGTGATGAACAAGGACGTAAAATGAGTAAGTCGTTAGGGAATGGAATCGACCCGATGGATGTGATTGACGAATATGGTGTGGATGCTTTAAGATGGTTCTTAGCTAATGGTTCTGCACCGGGACAAGACGTCCGCTATAGTGAAGAGAAAATGGGAGCTGCCTGGAATTTTATTAATAAGATTTGGAATGCTAGTCGCTATGTTCTCTTAAATATCGGTAATCTCAATCTTGATACCATCAATATTGGTAATGATTTAACCCTAGCTGATCAATGGATATTAGCCCGTTTACAGGCGACAATCAGTGATGTGACACGCTTGTATGAAAAATTTGAGTTTGGCGAGGCTGGTAGAGTACTGTATCATTTTATATGGAATGATTATTGCGATTGGTATATTGAAATGACTAAAGAAAGTTTACAAGATACACAAAACAATCATTTAACCACCAAAAGTATCTTAATTTACGTTTTAGATCAGATTTTACGCTTAATCCACCCAATTATGCCCTTTGTAACCGAAGAAATTTGGCAACAAATTAAACCAGCAGATGAAACGTCAATTGTCATTACCAATTTCCCAGTGGTTAATGAAAATTATCTTAATGAATCTGCAATTCAAGCCATGGAACAATTAATTGATGTCATTCGAGCGGTAAGAACTATCCGTAATGAAATGAATACCCCTTTATCTAAAAAAGTGGATATAATTATTAAACCGCAAGAACAGTCAGTCGTTGATTTATTGATCGAAAATAAGGCATATATTGAACGTTTTTGTAACCCCGCTCAATTGACGATTGATACCAACCCAGACTTATCCATGGAAGTCGTAACACAAACCTTACCTTTTGCACAAATATTTATGCCACTTGAAGGGTTAATCAAAGTTGAGGATGAAATTCGACGCTTAGAAGATGAAGTTAAAAAATTAACCCAAGAAGTTAAACGTTCACAAGGTAAACTCGCTAACGAAAAATTTGTCAATAAAGCACCGGCTAAAGTTGTCGAAGAGGAAAGAGCGAAAGAAGCATCTTACCAACAACAATTGGAGGCTGTAAAAGTAAGAATTGAACAATTAAAAAATATATAA
- a CDS encoding class I SAM-dependent methyltransferase: protein MKENMYDNQAFFSAYAKMNRSIEGLEAAGEWHDFQALLPELDGLNALDLGCGYGWHCRYLRQNGAKHVVGVDSSQKMLQKAQQMTSDTQITYLNQTNEDFKVNGETFDLIISSLAIHYIKDYRKLIKHIAVHLKDRGVLLFSVEHPIFTAKAEQDWYYVDGDIDHWPIDHYQDESQRLTSFLGHPTKKYHRTLATYINTLIENNLMIEAMSEPKPPQSMLDKNPSLSDELRRPMMLIIKARKI, encoded by the coding sequence ATGAAAGAAAACATGTATGATAATCAAGCGTTTTTTTCTGCTTATGCAAAAATGAATCGGTCAATCGAGGGGCTTGAGGCAGCAGGTGAATGGCATGATTTCCAAGCCCTACTACCTGAATTAGACGGACTGAATGCCCTCGATCTAGGTTGCGGATACGGCTGGCATTGTCGTTATTTACGTCAAAACGGAGCGAAACACGTAGTTGGTGTTGATTCATCACAAAAAATGCTTCAAAAGGCTCAACAGATGACTTCAGATACACAAATAACCTACCTTAATCAAACCAATGAGGATTTTAAGGTGAATGGCGAAACATTCGATTTAATCATATCTTCTTTAGCTATTCATTATATAAAAGACTATCGTAAATTAATCAAACATATTGCCGTACACTTAAAGGATCGAGGTGTGCTCTTGTTTTCTGTCGAACATCCCATTTTCACAGCTAAGGCTGAACAAGATTGGTATTATGTTGATGGTGACATTGATCATTGGCCAATCGATCATTATCAAGATGAAAGCCAACGTTTAACGTCCTTTCTAGGTCATCCTACCAAAAAATATCACCGAACGTTGGCCACTTATATCAACACCTTAATCGAAAACAATTTAATGATTGAAGCGATGAGTGAACCAAAACCACCACAATCAATGCTAGATAAAAATCCAAGCTTGTCAGATGAATTACGTCGACCCATGATGTTAATTATAAAAGCTAGGAAAATTTAA
- the radC gene encoding RadC family protein, protein MTTLINEVPLEGRPRERLKVFGAKALADHELLAILLRTGTNKTHVLKVAMEFLQHFENINELKFASLDEMQKVKGIGPTKAIEIKAAVELGIRIAQSAIPKFGQITSTRSAGEWLLHEMRDLQQEHLVVLFLNTKNEIIQKRTIFIGSVNSSVAHPREIFKEAVKYPTARLILAHNHPSGDTDPSQADLIFTKRMIACGDLMGIEVLDHIIVGEFSFISLREKSRLFEMSE, encoded by the coding sequence TTGACAACATTGATCAACGAAGTTCCCCTGGAAGGAAGGCCAAGGGAGCGGTTGAAGGTTTTTGGCGCAAAGGCTTTAGCCGATCATGAATTATTAGCTATTTTACTACGCACAGGCACCAATAAAACGCATGTTTTGAAGGTCGCAATGGAATTTTTACAACATTTTGAAAATATCAATGAACTCAAATTCGCTAGCTTAGACGAGATGCAAAAAGTGAAAGGTATCGGACCGACCAAAGCGATTGAAATTAAAGCCGCGGTTGAATTAGGTATTCGAATAGCTCAAAGTGCTATTCCTAAATTTGGACAAATAACATCGACACGTTCAGCGGGTGAATGGCTCTTGCATGAAATGCGTGATTTACAACAAGAACATCTAGTGGTTTTATTTTTAAATACTAAAAATGAAATCATTCAAAAACGAACGATATTTATTGGTTCGGTTAATAGTTCGGTGGCTCATCCCCGTGAGATTTTTAAAGAAGCTGTTAAGTATCCAACGGCACGACTCATTTTAGCGCATAATCATCCATCCGGTGATACAGATCCTTCACAGGCCGATCTTATTTTTACAAAGCGGATGATTGCTTGTGGGGATCTGATGGGTATTGAAGTGTTGGATCACATTATTGTAGGCGAATTTTCATTTATTAGTTTGAGAGAGAAGAGTCGTTTATTTGAAATGAGTGAATAA
- the mreD gene encoding rod shape-determining protein MreD translates to MISLKINRDRRVKWYLALLLFFGIIIDSALPAIFPNAFLGSGQTIISHVTLYVLVLFAFYFRDGSILFNAFIFGLIADSYNTTLLGLYATLYLIVAYVIIKVKKYLPKKSLVQILLFLLAIAFVDFCVFVFYRETGYTTMTLTVFLANNLGPTMLYNIVLTFILYFPSRGLLNLLGFENYLIF, encoded by the coding sequence GTGATATCATTGAAGATTAACCGAGATCGTAGAGTAAAGTGGTATTTAGCCTTACTATTATTTTTCGGGATCATTATTGATTCTGCTTTACCAGCCATCTTTCCGAATGCTTTTCTCGGTAGCGGTCAAACAATCATTTCGCATGTGACACTGTATGTTCTAGTGTTATTTGCTTTTTATTTTAGAGATGGTAGCATCCTCTTTAATGCGTTTATATTTGGTCTGATTGCGGATTCCTATAATACCACTCTTTTAGGCTTATATGCGACTTTGTATTTGATAGTCGCTTATGTCATTATTAAAGTGAAAAAATATTTACCTAAAAAATCATTAGTTCAAATCTTATTATTTTTGTTAGCCATCGCCTTTGTCGATTTTTGCGTTTTTGTGTTCTATCGTGAAACAGGTTATACCACTATGACATTAACTGTATTTTTAGCTAATAACTTGGGTCCAACGATGTTGTATAACATCGTATTAACTTTTATTTTATATTTCCCTTCAAGAGGCTTGTTAAATCTTTTAGGGTTTGAAAATTATTTGATTTTCTAA
- a CDS encoding ribosomal-processing cysteine protease Prp, with protein MDSKHAIKELTMTGHAGYADSGYDIVCAAVSSQVISVENSLEHLLGVSAEVDVDEVEGGYLKIVLPAINDEQKQHDVQLLMKHLSFALEILAKNYPEFIHIFHK; from the coding sequence ATGGATTCAAAGCATGCAATCAAAGAATTAACCATGACTGGTCACGCTGGTTATGCCGATTCTGGCTATGATATTGTTTGTGCAGCTGTTTCTAGTCAAGTCATTTCTGTTGAGAACTCTTTAGAACATCTATTAGGTGTTTCTGCAGAAGTTGATGTTGATGAAGTCGAAGGGGGCTATTTAAAAATTGTTTTGCCTGCGATTAACGATGAGCAAAAGCAACATGACGTCCAGTTGCTGATGAAACATTTATCCTTTGCCTTAGAAATTCTTGCTAAGAATTATCCTGAATTTATTCATATCTTTCATAAATAG
- a CDS encoding cold-shock protein, translating to MEQGTVKWFNAEKGFGFIEREGDADVFVHFSAIQGEGYKSLEEGQQVSFDVEEGARGPQAANVEKLG from the coding sequence ATGGAACAAGGTACAGTAAAATGGTTTAACGCTGAAAAAGGTTTTGGATTTATCGAACGTGAAGGCGACGCAGATGTATTCGTACATTTCTCAGCTATTCAAGGCGAAGGATACAAATCTTTAGAAGAAGGTCAACAAGTAAGCTTTGATGTTGAAGAAGGCGCACGTGGACCTCAAGCAGCTAACGTTGAAAAATTAGGCTAA
- the rpmA gene encoding 50S ribosomal protein L27 has translation MLKLNLQLFATKKGGGSTQNGRDSIAKRLGAKAADGQTVTGGSILYRQRGTKVHPGNNVGRGGDDTLFAKVEGVVRFERKGKNRKQVSVYPVAQEA, from the coding sequence ATGTTGAAATTAAATTTACAATTATTCGCAACTAAAAAAGGTGGCGGTTCAACACAAAATGGTCGTGACTCGATTGCTAAACGTCTTGGAGCTAAAGCAGCGGATGGACAAACAGTAACGGGTGGATCAATTCTTTACCGTCAACGTGGTACGAAAGTACATCCTGGTAATAATGTAGGTCGCGGTGGCGATGATACCTTATTTGCAAAAGTAGAAGGTGTCGTTCGTTTTGAACGTAAAGGTAAAAACAGAAAGCAAGTGTCTGTTTATCCAGTGGCACAAGAAGCTTAA
- the mreB gene encoding rod shape-determining protein, with amino-acid sequence MGIFYKQRLGIDLGTANTIIYIDSKGIALREPSIVAVNKETNEVVAFGKEAFDLVGRTSEKYETIRPMRDGVIANFSLTKQMLAHFIKKALRRSLARPEVVICVPSNISKVERRAVIDAIKDLGIYRAMIVEEPFAAALGANLAINLPKGNMVVDIGGGTTDIAVISYGEIVKGATVTAAGNAMNDVIMSYVRTHYQLAIGYQEAENIKVEIGNAQFTKHDETDHVRARGRNIATGVPDNKVIRANVVAQAVNEVILEIVVAIKQVLEVTPPELSADIMENGIVLTGGGALLKRLPERLYEEIGIPVHLANLPLDCVAIGAGKMLNEMDRESKIAERNAR; translated from the coding sequence GTGGGAATTTTTTACAAGCAACGCCTAGGGATTGATTTAGGTACAGCAAATACAATTATTTATATTGATAGCAAAGGGATTGCCTTACGAGAGCCCTCCATTGTTGCTGTAAATAAAGAAACTAATGAAGTGGTTGCCTTTGGTAAAGAAGCCTTTGATTTAGTTGGACGAACCTCAGAAAAATATGAAACCATACGTCCAATGCGAGATGGGGTTATTGCTAACTTTTCTTTAACCAAACAGATGTTAGCACATTTTATAAAAAAAGCTTTACGTCGCTCACTGGCTCGACCAGAAGTGGTTATTTGTGTGCCTAGTAATATTAGTAAAGTCGAGCGTAGGGCTGTTATTGATGCTATAAAGGATTTGGGCATTTATCGTGCCATGATTGTTGAAGAACCCTTTGCGGCAGCCTTAGGTGCCAATTTAGCCATCAATCTGCCCAAAGGGAATATGGTAGTTGATATTGGCGGTGGGACAACCGACATTGCTGTCATTTCTTATGGTGAAATTGTTAAAGGTGCTACTGTAACAGCGGCTGGTAATGCGATGAATGACGTTATTATGTCGTATGTAAGAACGCATTATCAATTAGCGATTGGCTATCAAGAAGCTGAAAACATTAAAGTAGAGATTGGAAATGCCCAGTTTACCAAACATGATGAAACGGATCATGTTCGAGCTAGAGGACGCAATATTGCGACGGGTGTTCCAGATAATAAAGTGATACGTGCTAATGTAGTTGCACAAGCTGTTAATGAAGTTATTTTAGAAATTGTCGTTGCGATTAAGCAAGTCTTAGAAGTAACACCCCCTGAGTTATCCGCTGATATTATGGAAAATGGGATTGTATTAACCGGTGGTGGTGCTTTATTAAAAAGATTACCTGAACGTTTATATGAAGAAATCGGTATACCTGTCCACCTAGCTAATTTACCCCTTGATTGTGTGGCTATTGGAGCGGGGAAAATGCTTAACGAAATGGATAGAGAATCTAAAATAGCCGAACGCAATGCACGCTAG
- the mreC gene encoding rod shape-determining protein MreC, whose amino-acid sequence MNNKKLIGLLLSGIVIASLVTYTMLNGSSNILTSAVNDTAAWAGRIFSEPVNMVVRFVNSVDDLINTFEENQQLKEKIDQVYNLQVRVADLEAQNESMSQQLQLEESLSDYTVVNATVIGRNPDQWMETLTINVGSNDGVGENMSVMAGNGLIGRIIEVNLTSSKVLLLTSDQSNAGKVAASIQHENGSSNGIVSSYDHRNNHLIMTQVDPEAVISPGDMVITSGLGGVTPSTLFIGEVASAQMDDYGLFQVVRIIPAGEMTDIRFVTVIQKEGQSDIIED is encoded by the coding sequence ATGAATAATAAGAAATTAATCGGGCTCCTACTATCAGGTATAGTTATTGCTTCCTTAGTAACTTATACGATGTTAAATGGATCAAGTAATATTCTGACAAGTGCGGTTAACGATACGGCGGCATGGGCAGGCAGAATTTTTTCAGAACCCGTCAATATGGTCGTTCGCTTTGTTAACTCAGTGGATGATTTGATCAATACCTTTGAAGAAAATCAACAATTGAAAGAGAAAATCGATCAAGTATATAATTTACAAGTTCGTGTAGCGGATTTAGAAGCACAAAATGAAAGCATGAGCCAACAATTACAATTAGAAGAATCTTTAAGTGATTATACAGTGGTTAATGCAACGGTTATTGGACGCAATCCTGACCAATGGATGGAAACCTTGACAATTAATGTCGGCTCTAATGATGGCGTAGGTGAAAACATGTCGGTTATGGCTGGGAATGGTCTGATTGGACGAATCATTGAAGTGAATTTAACAAGTTCAAAAGTATTACTGCTTACATCTGATCAATCGAATGCAGGTAAAGTAGCTGCAAGTATTCAACATGAGAATGGCTCTTCCAATGGAATTGTTTCATCCTATGATCATCGCAATAACCATTTAATCATGACACAAGTTGATCCAGAGGCTGTTATTTCGCCAGGCGACATGGTCATCACATCTGGACTAGGCGGTGTTACACCGAGTACCTTATTTATAGGTGAAGTTGCTAGTGCTCAGATGGATGATTATGGCTTATTCCAAGTGGTCCGCATTATTCCAGCTGGAGAAATGACTGATATTCGCTTTGTCACCGTCATTCAAAAGGAAGGGCAGAGTGATATCATTGAAGATTAA